The sequence below is a genomic window from Labilithrix sp..
AGATGAAGCGCGACCTCGTCCGCCAGATCGAGGAGTACCGCGCGGGCTGGCGCGAGGTGGAGGAGATGGGCGCGGTGCTCAAGGACGCGCGGAGCGGGCTCCTCGACTTCTACGGCAACGTCGACGGGAAGCTCGTCTGGCTCTGCTGGAAGTACGGCGAGGACGCGGTGAACCACTACCACGCGCTCGAAGAAGGCTTCTCCAACCGCAAGCCGATCGCGCAGAGCATGCGGCAGCGGCTCCTCAACTAGGTCGCGATGACGACGCCCGATCGCCAGGCGGCGGCCGCCGCGATCGACGCCTTCCTTCGAGCGCTCGGCGTCGCGTCGGAGGAGACGGCCGGCACCGGCGAGCGCGTCGCGCAGATGTTCGCCGAGGACCTCTGCGCGGGCTACGCGGTCGACACGAAGGCGCTCGTCGAGGGCGCCGTCATCGACGTGAGCCGGCCTTCGCTCGTCGTCGTGCGCGACGTCGCGGTGACGACGACGTGCCCGCATCACCTCCTCCCGTCGATGGGGAGGGCGACCGTCGCGTTCAAGGCGACGACGCGCGCGATCGGCCTCGGCGCGGTGGCCGCGCTCGTCGACGCGCACGCGCGGAGGCTCGCGCTGCAGGAGCACATCGGCGAAGGCGTCGTCGACGACCTCGACGCGTGCCTCCGCCCCGACTGGGTCGGCTGCCGCCTCGTGCTCGCGCACGGCTGCATGATCGCCCGCGGCGAGCGCGCGATCGGGA
It includes:
- a CDS encoding DUF2203 domain-containing protein, with amino-acid sequence MSFDARVFTLEEVNDLVPKLAPVVKRQLERRSAIEALLMKLGRELGDVPESIVLDPADPTNIREMKRDLVRQIEEYRAGWREVEEMGAVLKDARSGLLDFYGNVDGKLVWLCWKYGEDAVNHYHALEEGFSNRKPIAQSMRQRLLN
- a CDS encoding GTP cyclohydrolase I; translated protein: MTTPDRQAAAAAIDAFLRALGVASEETAGTGERVAQMFAEDLCAGYAVDTKALVEGAVIDVSRPSLVVVRDVAVTTTCPHHLLPSMGRATVAFKATTRAIGLGAVAALVDAHARRLALQEHIGEGVVDDLDACLRPDWVGCRLVLAHGCMIARGERAIGTTVETVALRGPPDRVSEAHRALGVGA